Genomic segment of Bos taurus isolate L1 Dominette 01449 registration number 42190680 breed Hereford chromosome X, ARS-UCD2.0, whole genome shotgun sequence:
gatattccaggcaagagtactggagtggggtgccattgccttctccaatataggaGTCAGAAACCCCATATTTGCCAGCCGTGGAAGCTGAATAGATTTGGACATATTTTTAGGTAAACCCCTTGCTGTTGAAACTCATTTTATTCAAATTTGCATAATACATTGTCACATACTATTTGAACTCAGAAGCTGAATAAATAtggatactttttttaaaaaatgtatccctTTCTAAAGTCTGAAACCAGATAAGTTTGGGTAGCAGTACCTGTAAACAGATTTGAATAAATTTTTTGGTAAATCCTGATATTCAGATACTTGGATTTGGAACATGAGCATTATTTGCTCTGGCATGTGAGACctggcgtgcacacacacacacgcagtccACGTGAATGTGACTGTGTTTCTCCAGGCCCTGATTGAATGGGAATCTCCCTGGTTCTTACGctgtcttcttcccttccttgtcCTGCCAGAACCAGAGGAAGAGATCATTGCTGAGGACTATGACGATGATCCTGTGGACTATGAGGCTACCCGGTTGGAGGGCCTGCCACCAAGCTGGTACAAGGTGTTTGACCCTTCCTGGTGAGCCTGACGacacgggggtggggagggagagctAACTTCTGACTTCACCCTTCCTGTGctatccctcagttcagttcagtcgctcagtcgtgtccgactctttgcgaccccgtgaatcatagcacgccaggcctccctgtccatcaccaactcccagagctcactcaaactcatgtccatcgagtcggtgatgccatccagccatctcatcctctgtcgtccccttctcctcctgcccccaatccctcccagcatcagggtctttccaatgagtcaactcttcacgtgaggtggccaaagtattggagtttcagctttagcatcattccttccagtgaacacccaggacttatctccttcagaatggactggttggatctccttacagtccaagggactctcaagagtcttctccaacaccacagttcaaaagcatcaattctttggcgcccagctttcttcacagtccgactctcacatccatacatgaccactggaaaaaccatagccttgactagatagacctttgttggcaaagtaatgtctcttcttttgaatatgctatctaggttggtcataactttccttccaaggagtaagcatcttttaatttcatggctgcagtcaccatatgcagtgattttggagcccccaaaaataaagtctgacaccgtttccagtttccccatctatttcccatgaagtgatgggaccagatgccatgatcttcgttttctgaatatttagctttaagccaactttttcactctcctctttcaccttcatcaagaggctttttagttcctctcactttctgccataagggtggtgtcatctgcatatctgaggttattgatgtttctcccggcaatactgattccagcttgtgcttcttccagcccagcatttctcatgatgtactctgcatataagttaaataagcagggtgacaatatacagccttgacgtactccttttcctatttggagccagtctgttgttccatgtccagttcgaactgttgcttcctgacctgcatataggtttctcaagaggcaggtcaggtggtctggtattcccatctctttcagaattttccacagtgtattgtgatccacacagtcaaaggctttggcatagtcagtaaagcaaaaatagatgtttttctggaactctcttgctttttccatgatccagcggatgttggcaatttgatctctggttcttctgccttttctaaaacgagcttgaacatctggaagttcatggttcatgtattgctgaagcctggcttggagaatattgagcattactttactagcatgtgagatgagtgcaattgtgcggtagtttgagcattctttggcattgcctttctttgggattggaatgaaaactgaccttttctagtcctgtggccactgctgagtcttccaaatttgctggcatattgagtgcagcactttcacagcatcaactttcaggatttgaaattggaattccatcacctccactagctttgttcgtagtgatgctttctaaggcccacttgacttcacattctaggatgtctggtccTGGGAAGGGGTAAATGGgggccactggagaagagatCTAGGGGGGGTCTTCCCTGTGGGGTCCTGGAATGGGGCAGGTATAGGCAGAGATTGGGGAGACGGGTTGAGGCTACAAGGAGAGCATATCTGTGATGAcattccttccctctcttccccttccccccCACTGCCTCACAGCGGACTTCCTTACTACTGGAATGTGGACACAGACCTTGTGTCCTGGCTTTCCCCACATGACCCCAACTCTGTTGTTACCAAATCTGCCAAGAAGCTCAGGAGCAGTAATGCAGGTGAGTTGGCAGATACAAGGGTGCCTCAGGGCCTTCTAGTGGATCAAGGAGGGGCGGGTAAGACCAGAAGGCCCAGCCCAGGCAGGGGAGGCTGTTGGAGGCCAAGGCTGCTGGGTTCTGAGGTGGGAGGAGGATCATGGGAGAGGATCACAAGGTTTTCATGTCCCCAGACGCTGAGGAGAAGCTGGATCGGAGCCATGAGAAATCAGACCGTGGCCACGAGAAATCGGACCGAGGTCATGAGAAGTCAGACCGCAGCCATGAGAAGTCAGAGCGGAACCATGAGAAGTCTGACAGGGACCGGGAGCGTGGTTATGACAAGgtagatagagagagagagcgagaccGGGACCGGGACCGTGGGTATGACAAGGTCGACCGAGAAGAGAGCAAAGAACGGCGCCATCATCGCCGGGAGGAGCTGGCTCCCTACCCCAAGAGCAAGAAGGGTAAGCTGGGGTGAGGCGGGGCGGGGAGGCACCAGGGGCCCACAGTGTAAGGAAACCATCACTTGGCTTCTCGTGAGTGCCAGATCCTTGGGCCTGGCAACCACAGGCTCCACTTCTGGGGAAGAGCTCGGTGACACGGGACTCCTTGTGCCCCTGTGGA
This window contains:
- the PQBP1 gene encoding polyglutamine-binding protein 1 isoform X2 encodes the protein MPLPVALQTRLAKRGILKHLEPEPEEEIIAEDYDDDPVDYEATRLEGLPPSWYKVFDPSCGLPYYWNVDTDLVSWLSPHDPNSVVTKSAKKLRSSNADAEEKLDRSHEKSDRGHEKSDRGHEKSDRSHEKSERNHEKSDRDRERGYDKVDRERERDRDRDRGYDKVDREESKERRHHRREELAPYPKSKKASRKDEELDPMDPSSYSDAPRGTWSTGLPKRNEAKTGADTTAAGPLFQQRPYPSPGAVLRANAEASRTKQQD
- the PQBP1 gene encoding polyglutamine-binding protein 1 isoform X1, which gives rise to MPLPVALQTRLAKRGILKHLEPEPEEEIIAEDYDDDPVDYEATRLEGLPPSWYKVFDPSCGLPYYWNVDTDLVSWLSPHDPNSVVTKSAKKLRSSNADAEEKLDRSHEKSDRGHEKSDRGHEKSDRSHEKSERNHEKSDRDRERGYDKVDRERERDRDRDRGYDKVDREESKERRHHRREELAPYPKSKKAASRKDEELDPMDPSSYSDAPRGTWSTGLPKRNEAKTGADTTAAGPLFQQRPYPSPGAVLRANAEASRTKQQD